A single genomic interval of Drosophila virilis strain 15010-1051.87 chromosome 2, Dvir_AGI_RSII-ME, whole genome shotgun sequence harbors:
- the LOC6635203 gene encoding ATP synthase subunit C lysine N-methyltransferase: MQMEILNESAQNSVKKQGMSTGGKLLIGVTGGIGIGLSIVCASFVAPAFRKFCLPYVPATTEQIQNVLQYLPKNASGKLLDIGSGDGRIVVAAAQHAKGLKTDGVELNPWLVYYSRLAALRHGVGQQARFFRRDLWKFNISEYNYVVIFGVEQMMQDLEHKLIAECPHNAKIIACRFPLPQLQPARIIEDGVNTVWFYDLREHRQPDGIPAAVNQIS; this comes from the exons atgcaaatggaaattttaaatgaaagcGCACAAAATTCTGTTAAGAAACAGGGCATGTCAACGGGCGGTAAACTCCTAATAGGCGTGACTGGTGGCATCGGAATCGGCCTGTCAATTGTGTGCGCCTCGTTTGTGGCGCCCGCCTTTCGCAAATTCTGCCTGCCCTATGTGCCGGCTACAAcagaacaaatacaaaatgtattaCAATACCTGCCCAAAAATGCCAGCGGCAAGCTGCTAGACATTGGCTCCGGGGATGGACGCATCGTTGTGG CGGCGGCCCAGCATGCCAAGGGCCTGAAGACGGACGGCGTGGAGTTGAATCCTTGGCTGGTCTACTACTCCCGGCTGGCTGCACTGCGCCATGGAGTTGGCCAGCAAGCCCGATTCTTTCGCCGCGATCTCTGGAAGTTCAACATAAGCGAGTACAACTATGTGGTCATATTTGGCGTCGAGCAAATGATGCAGGATCTGGAGCACAAACTGATTGCGGAATGTCCGCACAATGCCAAGATCATAGCCTGTCGCTTtccgctgccgcagctgcagccggcGCGAATCATCGAGGACGGCGTAAACACGGTCTGGTTCTACGATCTCCGGGAACATAGACAACCAGATGGGATTCCAGCTGCAGTTAATCAAATAAGTtga
- the Oga gene encoding protein O-GlcNAcase: MEDGHMREKCETLEHTAQDRQRQFICGVIEGFYGRPWTTEQRKDLFRKLKKLGMDSYMYAPKDDYKHRAYWRELYTVEEADHLSSLITAAKEAGIVFYYALSPGLDMTYSSPKEIGTLKRKLDQVSQFGCEAYALLFDDIESELSKADKEVFQTFANAQVSVTNEIFTHLGSPKFLFCPTQYCASRAVPSVADSEYLNTLGSKLNNDIDILWTGDKVISKIVTIESIREITEILRRPPVIWDNLHANDYDQKRVFLGPYSGRSPELIPYLRGVMTNPNCEFYGNFIAVHTLAFWSRCSLDAKMNSSLSADIKLETENEDDLPVECLSKNVYHPRLALKNAISEWLPEFFVAKEAFGPITKPQPQVEMVMPIIPIIPSINTCMTLTTTTTTSTNTRTVPEVNTTQLQALADVCSTVSSSLTPISNPVMNSLVSPTKVVTNDEIINPIPTTVASNIELPKKIPISIVPAPIMEAKSVEETIKLSCEAFEPAAKLEPAPADVNKVDISPTSANDILIAEKRDQVANLNVDTMLDENSLSPLSACANEPMECSSSINSQISPKEAIKLAGDDVVMEESVNDVNSMHVESVSASPESNAEMHEADEEELEDLADKSISSENKINLDDLSLLCDLFYLPFEHGSRGLKLLSEFQWLKVNANVLLHDRAGGGGHPDAKAIKPEISEWLQRSEFFSKLCGGVLDLLIKIANCENKEICHDLYSYVWDISGALSLLNCYVKWLALGQFPPNMSSYTEGSYTWFSKGWKEAFMSGDQEPWVFRGGLTADLQRLMPVDSGNDLFVYKLPEQPTANYYLLRPYQNSDEPQVNKICTRTYLQWQSEPDGDEILLPAPLGDIVADALVGAHLTIHPELCLVAYDQSDAIVGYVCAAPDINIFHRNTEVCWLTELREKYPKTLLETLADGNNSKSHKLSVRFIEDFHRDEELVCPNEVCGTFPAVISAAILREAEQHDNGIAKRLLTVLLAALRANGCFGVHVCVPEQDKEQMNFYTKIGFVEVYRDGRSKCIYLGRRF; encoded by the exons ATGGAAGACGGCCACATGAGGGAAAAATGTGAAACTTTAGAGCATACCGCACAGGATCGTCAACGCCAATTCATTTGCGGCGTAATTGAGGGCTTCTACGGCCGACCATGGACAACCGAACAGCGAAAAGATTTGTTtcgcaaattaaaaaaactgGGCATGGACTCGTATATGTACGCACCCAAAGATGACTACAAGCACCGCGCCTACTGGCGTGAGCTCTACACGGTCGAGGAGGCGGATCACTTAtcaa GTCTGATTACTGCCGCCAAAGAAGCGGGCATTGTTTTCTACTATGCCCTGTCGCCGGGCCTGGATATGACTTATAGCAGCCCGAAGGAGATTGGCACGCTCAAGCGTAAGCTAGATCAGGTATCGCAGTTTGGCTGCGAGGCATATGCCCTGCTCTTCGATGACATTGAATCGGAGCTGTCCAAGGCCGACAAAGAGGTGTTCCAGACGTTCGCCAATGCCCAGGTCTCGGTGACCAATGAGATTTTCACCCACTTGGGCAGTCCAAAGTTTCTCTTCTGCCCCACGCAGTACTGTGCCTCGCGTGCCGTGCCCAGCGTTGCGGATTCGGAATATCTGAACACGCTGGGCTCCAAGCTGAACAACGACATCGACATACTCTGGACGGGTGACAAGGTGATATCAAAGATTGTGACGATTGAATCGATACGGGAAATAACCGAGATACTGCGTCGTCCGCCTGTCATTTGGGATAATCTCCATGCGAACGATTACGATCAGAAACGTGTCTTCCTTGGCCCGTACTCGGGTCGTTCGCCGGAGCTGATACCCTATCTGCGTGGTGTTATGACCAATCCGAATTGCGAGTTCTATGGCAATTTCATAGCAGTGCATACGCTGGCTTTCTGGTCGCGCTGCAGTCTGGACGCAAAGATGAACAGCTCCCTGAGCGCTGATATCAAGCTGGAGACTGAAAACGAGGACGATTTGCCCGTGGAGTGTCTGTCCAAGAACGTCTATCATCCGCGCTTGGCGCTCAA AAATGCCATCAGCGAGTGGCTGCCGGAGTTTTTTGTGGCGAAGGAAGCCTTTGGACCTATTACCAAGCCGCAGCCGCAAGTGGAAATGGTCATGCCCATAATTCCTATAATACCGTCGATTAACACATGCATGACcctgacgacgacgacgaccaCGTCGACAAATACGCGCACAGTGCCCGAGGTGAACACCACCCAGCTCCAGGCGCTGGCCGATGTATGCAGCACCGTTAGCTCCTCGCTGACGCCCATTTCTAATCCGGTGATGAACTCTTTGGTGTCCCCGACAAAAGTTGTGACCAATGACGAGATCATTAATCCCATACCCACAACAGTTGCATCCAACATTGAGTTGCCAAAAAAGATACCTATCTCGATTGTGCCGGCGCCCATAATGGAGGCCAAGAGTGTTGAGGAGACCATCAAATTGAGCTGTGAAGCATTCGAGCCGGCAGCTAAGCTGGAGCCAGCGCCAGCGGACGTCAACAAAGTCGACATCTCGCCGACTTCTGCCAATGATATTCTCATAGCTGAGAAACGCGACCAGGTGGCCAATTTGAATGTGGATACCATGCTGGATGAAAACAGTCTGAGTCCCTTAAGCGCTTGCGCCAACGAGCCCATggagtgcagcagcagcattaacTCACAGATTTCGCCAAAGGAAGCCATCAAGTTGGCTGGCGATGATGTCGTCATGGAGGAATCGGTCAACGATGTTAAT AGCATGCACGTGGAAAGCGTCTCAGCGTCGCCAGAGTCTAATGCGGAGATGCACGAGGCGGACGAGGAGGAGCTGGAAGATTTGGCGGACAA ATCAATTTCTAGCGAGAACAAGATTAATTTAGATGATTTAAGCCTGCTCTGTGATCTATTCTATTTACCCTTTGAGCACGGCAGTCGTGGCCTGAAGCTGCTCAGCGAGTTCCAATGGCTGAAAGTCAATGCGAATGTGCTGCTCCACGATCGCGCCGGTGGCGGCGGCCATCCCGATGCTAAGGCTATCAAGCCCGAGATTAGCGAATGGCTGCAACGCTCCGAATTCTTCTCCAAGCTGTGCGGCGGCGTTCTCGACCTGTTGatcaaaattgcaaattgtgaGAACAAGGAAATATGCCATGATTTGTATTCGTATGTGTGGGATATATCCGGTGCACTGTCGCTGCTCAATTGCTATGTCAAGTGGCTGGCCTTGGGTCAGTTCCCGCCGAACATGTCCTCATACACGGAGGGCAGCTACACGT GGTTTAGCAAAGGCTGGAAAGAGGCGTTCATGTCTGGCGATCAGGAGCCTTGGGTGTTTCGCGGCGGCCTCACGGCCGACTTGCAGCGCCTGATGCCCGTCGATTCGGGCaacgatttgtttgtttacaagTTGCCCGAGCAGCCGACAGCCAATTACTATCTATTGAGACCATATCAGAATTCCGATGAGCCGCAGGTCAACAAGATCTGTACGCGCACATATTTGCAGTGGCAGAGCGAGCCGGACGGCGATGAGATCTTGTTGCCCGCTCCATTGGGCGATATTGTTGCCGATGCCTTGGTCGGCGCGCATTTAACAATTCATCCGGAGCTGTGCCTAGTGGCCTACGATCAGAGCGACGCGATTGTTGGATATGTCTGCGCTGCTCCGGACATAAATATCTTTCATCGCAACACAGAGGTTTGCTGGCTAACGGAGCTGCGCGAAAAGTATCCAAAAACGTTGCTAGAAACTTTAGccgacggcaacaacagcaaatccCACAAGCTGAGCGTGCGTTTCATAGAGGATTTTCATAGAGACGAGGAGCTGGTGTGCCCCAACGAGGTGTGCGGCACCTTTCCGGCGGTGATAAGCGCCGCCATTCTAAGGGAGGCGGAACAGCACGACAACGGCATTGCCAAGCGACTATTGACCGTCCTGCTGGCCGCGCTGCGCGCCAACGGCTGCTTTGGTGTGCACGTCTGTGTGCCCGAGCAGGATAAGGAGCAGATGAACTTCTACACGAAGATTGGCTTTGTTGAGGTCTATCGCGATGGGCGCAGCAAGTGCATTTATTTGGGGCGGCGCTTTTAG
- the LOC6634892 gene encoding glutathione S-transferase 1-1 — protein MDLYYSPYSAASRSILMTGKAIGVEFNKKVINLIENEQLKPEFVKINPQHTIPTIVDDGFALWESRAILVYLIEKYAKDDALYPKDPKGRALVNQRLYYDMGTLYKAFADYYYPQFQKKAPADPELFKKLESAVEILDIFLQGQLYVAGDRLTIADIAILATISTLTVADFDLSKYSNVSKWYENAKKVTPGWDENEQSLKELKVLAEKMKAQ, from the coding sequence ATGGATTTATATTATTCGCCTTATTCAGCGGCCAGTCGGTCGATCCTTATGACTGGCAAGGCAATTGGTGTTGAGTTCAACAAGAAAGTCATAAACCTTATCGAGAATGAGCAGCTGAAACCGGAATTTGTGAAAATCAATCCACAACATACGATCCCTACGATCGTGGATGACGGCTTTGCTTTGTGGGAATCGCGCGCGATTCTGGTTTATCTGATTGAGAAATACGCCAAAGACGATGCTCTTTATCCCAAGGACCCGAAGGGACGTGCTCTAGTCAATCAACGCTTGTACTATGATATGGGCACGCTGTATAAGGCGTTTGCGGACTATTACTACCCTCAGTTCCAGAAGAAGGCGCCCGCCGATCCTGAGCTGTTCAAGAAGCTGGAATCGGCTGTAGAAATTCTAGATATATTCCTACAGGGTCAGCTGTATGTGGCTGGCGATAGATTGACGATTGCTGACATTGCCATTCTGGCGACAATTTCGACTTTGACAGTCGCAGACTTTGATCTGAGCAAATATTCCAATGTTAGCAAGTGGTACGAGAATGCGAAGAAGGTGACACCCGGCTGGGACGAGAACGAACAGTCTCTAAAGGAATTAAAGGTTCTGGCTGAAAAAATGAAGGCACAATGA
- the LOC6634893 gene encoding uncharacterized protein — translation MQPFIVIRNYREDDELKCQELVRDYIMSFSSKSFFAFCFREITLQFIVITWAIFFIFLGVPLLFCVLTIPGCVFFLFTSTYFSFYAKAVELMREKPAQSLVAECYEPFIFRCAPNEASYQIFMDQAPYDESYKNKFRRRIVATISVKNHHAVYNAAWIYRFAIAKLYPHKKIMEPMISLVSKNCVNAGYASLECTISEWQESERDFYDDLGFVTRQIYHKQIIGSSVTVMKTQLTYNLKTDDALQKQN, via the exons atgcaaccaTTTATAGTTATACGCAACTACCGGGAAGATGACGAACTCAAATGCCAAGAACTGGTGCGCGATTACATCATGTCATTCTCCTCAAAGTCTTTCTTTGCGTTCTGCTTTCGTGAG ATAACACTACAATTCATAGTCATCACTTGGGCCATATTCTTCATATTTCTGGGCGTGCCGCTGCTCTTCTGCGTGCTCACCATACCCGGCTGTGTGTTCTTTCTCTTCACCAGCACCTACTTCTCCTTCTACGCCAAGGCAGTGGAGCTAATGAGG GAGAAACCAGCCCAATCCTTGGTTGCCGAGTGCTACGAACCGTTCATCTTTCGCTGTGCACCAAACGAGGCTAGCTATCAAATCTTTATGGATCAAGCTCCATATGATGAATCGTATAAGAACAAGTTTCGTCGACGCATTGTGGCCACCATCAGCGTTAAGAATCACCATGCTGTCTACAATGCCGCCTGGATATATCGCTTTGCCATTGCCAAGCTGTATCCACACAAAAAGATCATGGAGCCCATGATAAGTCTTGTCTCGAAGAACTGCGTCAATGCCGGCTACGCCTCGCTGGAGTGCACAATATCCGAGTGGCAGGAGAGCGAGCGTGACTTCTACGATGACCTAGGCTTCGTTACCCGCCAGATCTATCACAAACAAATCATTGGCAGCAGCGTGACCGTGATGAAGACCCAATTGACGTACAATTTGAAGACAGATGACGCgctgcaaaagcaaaactaG